A stretch of the Streptomyces venezuelae genome encodes the following:
- a CDS encoding response regulator transcription factor yields MPRVLLIEDDPSVREGVGLGLRRRGHEVSAAETGEAGLALLPGFRPELVLLDLMLPGINGVQVCRRIRETSQIPIIMLTARGDDFDVVVGLEAGADDYIVKPARTEVIEARIKAVLRRLSDPGARPGVEFHGELAVDRAGLTVAKNGERVALAPSELKLLLHLSASPEQVFSRQQLLEYVWEHSYHADARLVDACVRRLRTKIEDPAGNPRYIQTVRGFGYRFGPL; encoded by the coding sequence ATGCCACGCGTACTCCTGATCGAGGACGACCCCTCCGTACGGGAAGGGGTCGGCCTCGGGCTGCGCCGCCGCGGCCACGAGGTCAGCGCCGCCGAGACCGGTGAAGCCGGCCTGGCCCTGCTGCCCGGGTTCCGCCCCGAGCTGGTGCTGCTCGACCTGATGCTCCCCGGGATCAACGGCGTCCAGGTGTGCCGCCGCATCCGCGAGACCAGCCAGATCCCGATCATCATGCTGACCGCGCGCGGCGACGACTTCGACGTGGTCGTCGGCTTGGAGGCCGGAGCCGACGACTACATCGTCAAACCCGCCCGCACCGAGGTCATCGAGGCCCGGATCAAGGCGGTGCTGCGCAGGCTCTCCGACCCCGGCGCCCGCCCCGGCGTCGAGTTCCACGGCGAGCTCGCCGTGGACCGGGCCGGCCTGACCGTCGCCAAGAACGGCGAGCGGGTCGCCCTCGCCCCCAGCGAGCTCAAGCTGCTGCTCCACCTGTCGGCCTCGCCCGAGCAGGTCTTCAGCCGCCAGCAGCTCCTGGAGTACGTGTGGGAGCACAGCTACCACGCGGACGCCCGGCTGGTGGACGCCTGCGTCCGCCGCCTCCGTACCAAGATCGAGGACCCGGCGGGCAACCCCCGCTACATCCAGACCGTGCGGGGCTTCGGCTACCGCTTCGGCCCGCTGTGA